The genomic stretch AGAAGCTCTGCTTTCGGCCCCGCATCTGGTTTCTGAACTGCTGGATCGGGCCATCGCCTCGGGTGTTTCTGCGTCTTACGTACTCATGGACAGTTGGTTCACTCATGCGCCCTTAATCGAGCGAGTGGTGGAACGAGGTCTTCATGTCATTGGCATGGTGAAAAACGACAACAAGCGATATCTCGTTCAGGGCAAGCGGGTCGATCTCAAAGGTCTTTACCGATCTGCAACGCAAGTCCAAGGGAAGCAACGGAATATTTTGCGTCAGATTCATACGGAACTGGTTCCCGGTATTCCAGTCGTCGTGGTCTTTGTTCGCCATCGCTCCAAGAAAAACGAGTGGCTCGCGATTCTATCGACGGATCTCACACTGACGGCACCGGAAATCATTCAAATCTACGCTCTTCGCTGGGACATCGAGGTTTTTTTCAAATGCGCTAAATCCTTGCTGCGCCTGCAAAAAGAGTTCCAAGGTCGCTCCTACGATCTGCTCATTAGCCATACTACGATTGTCTTTTCCCGTTATATTCTGCTGGCTTGGCAGCATCGGCAAAGTACCGATCAACGGACGCTCGGTGGACTGTTTTATTTGCTATGCGATGAAGTCGGTTCTTTGGACTGGGCAGTGGCTTTACAGCAACTGGTGGAATTGATGAACGAAATCGCTAATCAAGTCGGCAAAAAGCTATCCGCTATGATAAAAAGTCAACTACAGCTCTGGATCTCCGCTTTGCCCAATTACATCAAGGCTTACTTGCCAATTTCAGGCTGCGAAAGTTGAGTTATTAATATGGATCGGAATTAAATCTGTTGTATTAATTTTTTATAACGGAAGCAATCAGAATTCTTTCTTTGTTCATTATCTTTATCATTCGTTTTTTGCCTTTCATATTGTATTTATTTTGATGATTTTATTTCTAGCTATATTTATTAGCCACTATAAGATTAAAGAATTAAAGACAAAGAGAACATTTAAGGTGCGCATATTTATAAATAGTTTACGCATTTCAAGAATACTAGTCTTTTTATTTCTTTTCTTAATGTGTATTTCAGTGAGGTATCAAATTCAAGAGGATTACTATAGATACACTTCTAATGAGATAATATTAGAGACTTTAATTATTACCGATTTCAAGTTATCTGATGGAGCAAGAATTAGTAATAGTGTTTTGCCCTATCAGATCTACTCTGAAGAAAAAATCTATTACTTATTTAGAAAGACTACATTACATAGACAAACAGCATATTCAATTGTTTATTTTATGAATTATAGTAATGAAAAGATCATATTAGGTATTAAACAATTATAAGGTATACCAGGGTAGAGGAACATCGTCACCGTCAATTACACGGAACCAACGTTTTTGGAGGAGAAGCATTCGTTAACCCAAATGGGCATTAAGAATCTCTGTTTATGCGGAAAGAAAGGTACTCTGGAGAGGAGATGTAAGTTTCAATGATGAAAACCTATTGGAAGTATTTCTTGTACATCCAAGGAATAACACATGATTTGTCGAAGTTTTCACCAGCAGAGTTTTTTCCTTATGCCAAGAAATTTTACTCTGGGAAACCATTGAACGCAGAAGATGAAATAAAGTGGAAATACGCGTGGCTCCGACATCAAAATAAAAATAAGCATCATTGGGAGTATTGGGTTATTAATCCTAATGCTAAAGAGGCGTTACCCATGCCCAAGAAATATATCATTGAGATGATATGTGATTGGCGCTCCTTTTCAAGAAATTGGGGTAGAAAGGTAAAAGATTCGACCCTAAACCTTACTGATAACATAGTGGTTCATGCCGATACGAGAAAAGAAATTGAGATTTTAACGATGAGTAAAAAAACAAGGTTGCTCCGAAAATACTAACACTCAAGGGAAATGTGGTGATTGATTGTTTGAGATATTAGTAGTTACAACGTTTATGTATCTCCTTATCATCTCAGTCCCTAAATTACTCCAATCAATATTCTTGAATGAAAAGAAATATCATACTGAACTGGAAGGAGAGTATAGATACTATTGGTGGTTATACTTGGCGAATGCGATTCCAGTAATAATCGGTATTTCATTGTTTTATATAGGTGTAGAAAGTAGTAAGAATTATGGACTTAATATAAGTGAAATTATTGCTTGTTTATTAGGCATTAGTTTAATAACTTTTTCAATATATACTTCAATAATGATTTATCGTGCTAAAGTTATTATTAAAGAAGATTTTATTATTTACTTCGATGGTTTTAAGCAAAAGTGTAACTTCAATGTGAAAGAAATAACAAGTATTGAAGCAGTTTATGGAAATATAATAATCGAAAAGTTCGATGGAACTAAGCATATTATACCGATGTATTTTAAAAATATTAGACAGTTATTTTCAATACTTAAAGATCACAATAGTAATTACTTTGGGTAAAAGACCTATTTTGTAAACTTTTCTTTAAGTAGAGGGTGTCCCAAAAGTGAACTGGTCCCCGTCAAATAGACTTGCTCAAGCTTATATCCTATTTATACTGCCGGCTCTGAGAAAGCAAACCAAACCGAACTTTGAAACAAAAAGGCATATAGAAAATAGAAGTTGCTATTGCTGCTTTGAGAACTCTGGATTCTCCGAACCTGTTGATCACGATGCTGTGCCAGCAGTCGGAGATCGGATAACGAAAGCTATCGGAAGCCAGAGACGCTAAAGCTCCATTTTTGGCTAGTATCACATTTTAACGGAACAGGGAGACGCTATTACGCAGAAATGAACCAAAATCGGGCATGAAGGGTACAAATAGAGGCTCGTGTTTCCGTTACAATCTTGAATCGACATATAAAGGCGATTTAGCCTCTGTGGTTTCCGTTAGAAGTGTGAACTGACGCGACTGTGATTCCATTCACCCGTACGGGTGATTTTGTTCAGAGAGATTAAACTCTAGCCTGCTGATATCCGTTCTTTAGGGTTCGAAGCTTGCCAAAACCAAATTCGGTCTTCATAATAAGGGAAAACCATTTGATGGCTAAAAGAGGAATAGGAATGAAAATTACGATATATGATGTGGCACGGGAAGCTGGTGTTTCTATAGCGGCGGTATCCCAGGTCATTAACGGAAAAGGCAAAATTAGCGAGCAGCGCAGACATGAGATCATTCAGGTTATGGAACGATTAAATTATCAGCCCAGCGCTATTGCTTCCGCATTAACGGGCAAGAAGACATTTACGATTGGTCTGCTTGTGCCCGATATTTCCAATCCGTTTTTTGCAGAAATTGCACGTGCGGTAGAGGATCAAAGCCATAATCTAGGTTATGGCCTTTTTATATGCAGCACGGATAATAATAAGGATCGCGCAGAGCGTTATTTATCGTTAATGCAGCAGAAGCGGGTCGATGGCATGATTATCGGAACGGGAATTGCAAACAAAAGCACGCTAGCAAGTCTGGTGAAGAGCAAGCTGCCTGTCGTCGTGATTGCCCGCGAGGCAAAGCTTGGAGCAAAGACGGTCATTATTGACGATTTTTGTGGGGGCGGAATGGCGGCGAACCATCTGCTTGAGCAGAATCACTCACATGTAGGTCTTCTATCCGAAAATGAAGAGGTCAGCAGCAGCCGGGAGCGGATTAGAGGCTTTCTTTCCGTATGGGAACAAGCGGGCCTTAGGATAGAGGAAGGTTTGATCCAGGCATGCGGCGACGAATTAGTCCGTGACGGCAAGGCGAAAGCCACCGAGTTGCTGAGCTCTGCCAACCCGCCATCAGCTCTGTTTTGCTGCAATGATTTGCTCGCGATCGGAGCACTGCAGGCAGCTAAAGGACTTGGTCTCCGAGTGCCTGAGCAGGTATCTATCATTGGTTTCGATAATACGATTTTGGCAGAGGTGACGGATCCTCCACTTACAACGATAGCACAGCCTACCAAAGAGATGGGGCAGATCGCGGTAGACTCATTAGTTGCAATGCTGGAGGACGGAAATCGGGATGACATAAGGATTGTACTTCAGCCCGAGCTTGTCATTCGGCAATCAACAGCCAAGAAGCAATAGCTTTCGTAGTTGTATAGGAAACTATACATTCTCTGAATCTATTGATAACGATGCTGCTCCAGCATCCGTAGAGCAAATAACGAAAGCTAACGGAAACCAGAGACGCTAATATTCCATTTTTGGCTAGTGCCATATTTTAACGGAAGAGGGAGACTCTATTACGCAGAAATGAAGCGAGATCGGGCATATAGGGTACAAATAGAGGCCCGTGTTTCCGTTACAATCTTGAAACGAATAATAAAGGCGATTTAGCGTCTCTGGCTTCCGTTAGAAGTGTGAGCGGATGCGTCTGCGACTTCCAATCACCTGTAAGGGTGATTTTTTTTCTTTATTTAGAAAGGAGTGGATGGAGGAATAATTCTTCATATCCAATTCTTTTTTTTATATGTATGCAGATGGGGTTTTCTGATTTTCATTAGTTGAAGACGATGGAAGCCTTTAATACGAGTTTGGACCGCAGAAAAATAAAAAGATTGCCGGAGCTATGGATTTGGTGTATATTAAGTTCAATTAAGCGCTTCACCTTGTGAAGTTAAGCGCTATACTTAGTGTGGAGGGAGCATCATATGAATAAGATACGGTTAACGATGGCACAAGCATTGCTGCGTTTTCTTGATAATCAATATGTATCCGTTGACGGGAAAGAAACAAAATTCGTACAAGGTATCATGGGTATCTTCGGACATGGCAACGTTACAGGGCTCGGTGAAGCGATAGAGAGAAGTCCGGGAGAGCTCACCTTTATTCAAGGCAAGAACGAGCAAGGGATGGTCCATGCTGCAACCGCTTTCGCGAAACAGAAAAACCGTCTTCAAATTTATGCCTGTACTTCCTCGATTGGGCCTGGTGCTCTAAACATGGTAACAGCTGCAGCAACGGCTACCGTCAATCGTATTCCGGTTTTACTGCTGCCGGGAGATAATTTTGCATCCAGGCAGCCGGACCCGGTGCTTCAGCAGCTTGAGGTCGTTTCCGATTATACCATTTCCGCTGTCGATGCTTTTAAACCAGTGAGCAAGTTCTGGGATCGCATCGTACGTCCAGAGCAGCTGATGCAAGCCGCTCAACAAGCGATTCGCGTGCTGACAGATCCAGCTGAAACCGGTGCCGTCACGCTGGCCTTGCCGCAGGATGTTCAAGCGGAAGCCTACGATTATCCGGTATCGTTTTTCGAGAAGAAGGTTCATTACATGGACAGACGTCTCCCAACGCCGGAATCGCTGCAGCGGGCAGTCGAATTAATCTCGAGCAAATCAAGACCGCTTATTATTGCCGGAGGCGGCGTACTTTATTCCAGTGCAATGAAAGAGCTTGCTGAGTTCGCCGAAGCGTTTGGCATACCCGTTGCGGAGACACAAGCGGGCAAAAGCTCGATGCCATGGCATCATACGCTAAATGTCGGAGCCGTTGGTGTTACAGGCACATTGGCCGCTAATCGCCTGGCTGCCGAGGCTGATCTGATTATTGGGGTAGGTACACGTTATTCGGATTTTACAACCTCCTCTAAATCGGCTTTCCGCAGTGAGGATGTTCAATTCGTCAATCTCAATGTCAGTGCTTTTGACTCCTACAAGCTTAATGGAGTTGCCGTCACTTGCGATGCGCAAGCTGGCTTGCAGGGACTTCGCGGTGCATTAGCGGAAATGAATTATCGAGCAGACTATGAGCCATCCGAAATCGCCGGGCTTAAACAGCTATGGGATGCTGAAGTTGACCGCCTGTACGCTGCTGAGCATGTAGATGGGCTGGCGCAAACGAGAGCGCTTGGCGTCATAAATGAAACGTTAGGCGATTCCGATATTATCGTCTGTGCGGCTGGAAGCCTTCCTGGAGATTTGCACCGGGTATGGCGCTCCGTTGAACCGAAAACCTACCATATGGAATACGGATTTTCCTGCATGGGCTATGAGGTTAGCGGAGCATTCGGCGCAGCGCTTGCGGAACCGGAGAAGGATGTATACGCGATCTTGGGCGATGGCAGCTATCTGATGCTTCATTCTGAGCTGGTTACGAGCATTCAGGAGGGGCGCAAAATTACGGTGCTGCTGCTTGATAATCACGGCTATCAATGTATTCACAATTTGCAGAGAGGCCATGGCAGCGACGGCTTCGGCAATGAATTTCGCTTCCGCACGGAGAAATCCGGCGGTTTACAGGGCGAATATATGCCAATCGATTTCTCGGCGCATGCGCGCAGCATGGGTGCCGCTACGTATAAAGCAACAACTGCGGAAGAGCTCAGAGAGGCGCTGCTGCAGGCTAAAGAAGAAAAGGGCACAACGCTAATTGAAATTCCGGTTGTACCAGGCACGAATACATCGGGCTACGAGTCTTGGTGGAATGTGGGCGTACCTGAAGTTTCTGTTAGTGAGAAGGTAACGCTTGCCCACAAGGAAATGAAACAAACGATTGAGTCGGTACGACTCATCTAATCGAGAGTAAAAGGAGAAGTCAGCAATGGATAAATTCCCTTTCCAGCTTGGCATACACCCTATTAACTGGGTCGGTGAAGACGTGAAGGAGCATGGAAATGACACGACCTTCGAGCAAATTGTAGATGAAATTCAAGCGTTAGGCTTGAGGGGAACGGAAATGGGGCGAAAATACCCGACCGATTCGGCTTTACTGAAGGAAGAGCTTTCGAAGCGCGGCATCAGCCTTTCTTCGCAATGGAAAACCGTATTGTTCTCCGATCCGGCCTACCGGGACGTCGAGCTTGCTGACTATCGCGAGCATGCAAAGTTTTTGCAAGGGATGGGCAGCAAGGTCATTAGCACTTGCGAAGGAGGAGGCTCGCTGCATTTCGATGCGCGGCGGACACCGAACGAGAAGGAAGTGCTGCGACTGGATGAAGCGGGCTGGAGAAGCCTGGCCGAGGGACTGAACGCGGCCGGAGCTATTGCGCAGGAATATGGCTTGAAGCTAACGTACCATCATCATGGAGGTACGGTGATCGAAAGCCCTCAGGAAATCGATCGTCTTATGGAGCTGACCGATCCTTCGTTTGTTTATCTATTGTTTGATACCGGCCACGCGTATTACGGCGGTGCTGATCCGCTAAAGGTGCTGCAAAAGCATTATGACCGAATCGCTTATGTCCATCTCAAGGACATACGGCAGGATGTACTGGATCGTTCGCGTGCGGAGCAAGCTGATTTCGTCACTTGTATTCGCAACGGGGTATTTACTGTACCGGGAGATGGCTGCATAGATTTTGAACCCATAATTAAGGAATTAGTTACTCGCGGCTACGACGGCTGGGCGATGCTCGAAGGAGAACAAGACCCTGAAGAACATCCTGCTTACGATTACGCGAAGCAATCTTTGCTTTATTTAAATTCCCTTAAGACAACGTAAAGGAGGATGCAGCATGCAGCAAGTGAATTTTTCAAGCGATAAACCGATGGATTTTGTAGCTATAGGACGTTTATGCATCGATTTGAACGCTAATGAGATCAATCGTCCCATGGAAGAGACGATGACCTTTACCAAATACGTAGGCGGCTCCCCTGCGAACATCGCGATCGGAATGTCGCGCCTTGGACAGAAGACTGCTTTTATTGGGAAAATCGCGAACGATCAGATGGGACGGTTTATCTCCAGCTATCTGCAGCGCGAAGGCATTGATACGTCGAGCGTCTCTGTAGATGACACGGGAGCGGTAACGGGGCTTGCTTTTACTGAGATCAAAAGCCCGTCTGAATGCAGCATTCTCATGTACCGAGACCATGTAGCTGATTTGCTTCTGAAGCCCGAAGAGGTAAGCGAGGAAATTATCTCGCAAGCGAAAATGCTGCTTATCTCGGGTACGGCTTTGGCGCAAAGCCCTTCGAGGGAGGCGGTGTTCCAAGCGCTGGATTATGCGAAGAAGCATGGGGCTGTTATCGCATTTGATCTTGATTATCGGCCTTATACGTGGAAATCGGCAGAGGAGACCGCCGTTTATTATAATCTGGCAGCTGAGAAATGCGATATTCTGATCGGTACGCGTGAAGAATTTGACCAGATGGAAAGGTTTGAAGCTAACCCCAATCACGATGACCGGGTGACTGCGACGAAGTGGTTCAGCTAT from Paenibacillus sp. FSL H8-0548 encodes the following:
- a CDS encoding transposase, which translates into the protein MIKQKSSLDQLPPEMRPAFQELGVLKHLRNAGFKKTFGYTCSHLFMLVFVLLFHQKNWFRLLESSKSEAFPGKDAVYRFLNHSGFAWRRFLTSLSSDTVQRVETLTSVTRTSVFIVDDSMFERNRSKAVELLARFKDHATGAYYKGFRMLTLGWSDGHTFLPLDFALLSSVKAGLTGIHPGIDKRSTGYKRRKEALLSAPHLVSELLDRAIASGVSASYVLMDSWFTHAPLIERVVERGLHVIGMVKNDNKRYLVQGKRVDLKGLYRSATQVQGKQRNILRQIHTELVPGIPVVVVFVRHRSKKNEWLAILSTDLTLTAPEIIQIYALRWDIEVFFKCAKSLLRLQKEFQGRSYDLLISHTTIVFSRYILLAWQHRQSTDQRTLGGLFYLLCDEVGSLDWAVALQQLVELMNEIANQVGKKLSAMIKSQLQLWISALPNYIKAYLPISGCES
- a CDS encoding DUF5662 family protein, which codes for MMKTYWKYFLYIQGITHDLSKFSPAEFFPYAKKFYSGKPLNAEDEIKWKYAWLRHQNKNKHHWEYWVINPNAKEALPMPKKYIIEMICDWRSFSRNWGRKVKDSTLNLTDNIVVHADTRKEIEILTMSKKTRLLRKY
- a CDS encoding LacI family DNA-binding transcriptional regulator; the protein is MKITIYDVAREAGVSIAAVSQVINGKGKISEQRRHEIIQVMERLNYQPSAIASALTGKKTFTIGLLVPDISNPFFAEIARAVEDQSHNLGYGLFICSTDNNKDRAERYLSLMQQKRVDGMIIGTGIANKSTLASLVKSKLPVVVIAREAKLGAKTVIIDDFCGGGMAANHLLEQNHSHVGLLSENEEVSSSRERIRGFLSVWEQAGLRIEEGLIQACGDELVRDGKAKATELLSSANPPSALFCCNDLLAIGALQAAKGLGLRVPEQVSIIGFDNTILAEVTDPPLTTIAQPTKEMGQIAVDSLVAMLEDGNRDDIRIVLQPELVIRQSTAKKQ
- the iolD gene encoding 3D-(3,5/4)-trihydroxycyclohexane-1,2-dione acylhydrolase (decyclizing) produces the protein MNKIRLTMAQALLRFLDNQYVSVDGKETKFVQGIMGIFGHGNVTGLGEAIERSPGELTFIQGKNEQGMVHAATAFAKQKNRLQIYACTSSIGPGALNMVTAAATATVNRIPVLLLPGDNFASRQPDPVLQQLEVVSDYTISAVDAFKPVSKFWDRIVRPEQLMQAAQQAIRVLTDPAETGAVTLALPQDVQAEAYDYPVSFFEKKVHYMDRRLPTPESLQRAVELISSKSRPLIIAGGGVLYSSAMKELAEFAEAFGIPVAETQAGKSSMPWHHTLNVGAVGVTGTLAANRLAAEADLIIGVGTRYSDFTTSSKSAFRSEDVQFVNLNVSAFDSYKLNGVAVTCDAQAGLQGLRGALAEMNYRADYEPSEIAGLKQLWDAEVDRLYAAEHVDGLAQTRALGVINETLGDSDIIVCAAGSLPGDLHRVWRSVEPKTYHMEYGFSCMGYEVSGAFGAALAEPEKDVYAILGDGSYLMLHSELVTSIQEGRKITVLLLDNHGYQCIHNLQRGHGSDGFGNEFRFRTEKSGGLQGEYMPIDFSAHARSMGAATYKATTAEELREALLQAKEEKGTTLIEIPVVPGTNTSGYESWWNVGVPEVSVSEKVTLAHKEMKQTIESVRLI
- the iolE gene encoding myo-inosose-2 dehydratase, which codes for MDKFPFQLGIHPINWVGEDVKEHGNDTTFEQIVDEIQALGLRGTEMGRKYPTDSALLKEELSKRGISLSSQWKTVLFSDPAYRDVELADYREHAKFLQGMGSKVISTCEGGGSLHFDARRTPNEKEVLRLDEAGWRSLAEGLNAAGAIAQEYGLKLTYHHHGGTVIESPQEIDRLMELTDPSFVYLLFDTGHAYYGGADPLKVLQKHYDRIAYVHLKDIRQDVLDRSRAEQADFVTCIRNGVFTVPGDGCIDFEPIIKELVTRGYDGWAMLEGEQDPEEHPAYDYAKQSLLYLNSLKTT
- the iolC gene encoding 5-dehydro-2-deoxygluconokinase; its protein translation is MQQVNFSSDKPMDFVAIGRLCIDLNANEINRPMEETMTFTKYVGGSPANIAIGMSRLGQKTAFIGKIANDQMGRFISSYLQREGIDTSSVSVDDTGAVTGLAFTEIKSPSECSILMYRDHVADLLLKPEEVSEEIISQAKMLLISGTALAQSPSREAVFQALDYAKKHGAVIAFDLDYRPYTWKSAEETAVYYNLAAEKCDILIGTREEFDQMERFEANPNHDDRVTATKWFSYSAKIAIIKHGKEGSIAYAKDGSEHRAKSYPAKVVKTFGAGDSYAAGFLYGVMQGWTLEKSMEYGSAAACIVISSHSCSDAMPTTDQVNDYIKRCERGEITAS